Proteins from one Triticum aestivum cultivar Chinese Spring chromosome 7A, IWGSC CS RefSeq v2.1, whole genome shotgun sequence genomic window:
- the LOC123154626 gene encoding serine/threonine-protein kinase UCNL-like: MVFGRTPFKGKNCKETFWNVLHREVEFPGDTQRRMPELTDLISQLLQRDPARRLGYAGGTDKIRVQPFYAGMAWDMLADVTHPPYIPPPAEDNAADGEGFDVRDYFKKLHQSPAPPPPESGSSSSSSSDFSSVF; this comes from the coding sequence ATGGTGTTCGGCCGCACGCCGTTCAAGGGCAAGAACTGCAAGGAGACGTTCTGGAATGTGCTGCACAGGGAGGTCGAGTTCCCGGGCGACACCCAGCGCCGGATGCCGGAGCTGACCGACCTCATCTCGCAGCTGCTGCAGCGGGATCCCGCGAGGCGGCTCGGGTACGCCGGCGGCACTGACAAGATCCGGGTGCAGCCGTTCTACGCCGGGATGGCATGGGACATGCTCGCGGATGTGACCCACCCGCCCTACATCCCGCCGCCAGCGGAGGACAACGCAGCCGACGGCGAGGGCTTCGACGTGAGGGACTACTTCAAGAAGCTCCACCAGTCGCCGGCACCGCCGCCTCCAGAGTCgggctcgtcgtcctcgtcgtcgtcggactTCTCGTCGGTGTTCTGA